The following are from one region of the Lacinutrix sp. Bg11-31 genome:
- a CDS encoding 1-acyl-sn-glycerol-3-phosphate acyltransferase produces the protein MVVFKYIFWFLYRIWFYIMVALPIIFMFPFLIVSILKESWYPYFFKLARIWARCILIGMGFNTKITREQMPEINKSYMFIANHTSMVDIMLMLVTVKNPFVFVGKAELAKIPLFGFFYKRTAILVDRNNQKSRQAVFLRAQRRLKQGLSICIFPEGLVPEEHILLTDFKDGAFRLAINHQIPIVPITFGDNKKRFSYTFFSGSPGQMRAEIHKFIETEGLTKHDAKAINAESKSVIYNQLLEFGSK, from the coding sequence ATGGTTGTATTTAAATACATTTTCTGGTTTTTATACCGTATTTGGTTTTACATAATGGTTGCATTACCAATTATTTTCATGTTTCCTTTTCTAATAGTCTCTATTTTAAAAGAATCTTGGTATCCCTATTTCTTTAAGTTAGCGCGTATTTGGGCACGTTGTATTTTAATAGGCATGGGCTTTAATACTAAAATAACAAGAGAACAAATGCCAGAAATAAACAAGAGTTATATGTTTATTGCCAACCACACCTCTATGGTAGACATTATGCTAATGTTGGTTACTGTTAAAAATCCATTTGTTTTTGTTGGTAAAGCAGAACTCGCAAAGATTCCGTTATTTGGTTTTTTCTATAAGCGTACCGCTATTTTAGTAGATAGAAACAACCAAAAAAGCAGACAAGCTGTGTTTTTAAGAGCGCAAAGACGACTAAAACAAGGCTTAAGTATTTGTATTTTCCCAGAAGGTTTAGTTCCCGAAGAACACATTCTTTTAACCGATTTTAAAGATGGTGCTTTCCGCTTAGCAATTAATCATCAAATACCCATAGTGCCTATTACTTTTGGTGATAATAAAAAGCGTTTTTCTTATACATTTTTTAGCGGAAGTCCAGGACAAATGAGAGCTGAAATTCATAAATTTATTGAGACCGAAGGCTTAACAAAGCATGATGCTAAAGCTATTAATGCAGAGTCTAAATCTGTTATTTATAATCAGTTGTTGGAGTTTGGGAGTAAGTAG
- a CDS encoding TerB family tellurite resistance protein: MSGLKWIGATIGWSFGGPIGAIIGLALGGLGDALASGKGNIFLGQGDDSQQQQGRRPNYRTQQQRRAQTTSGDFEVSLLILATVVIKADGVQDQRELDFVRKQFVGMYGKDRANKAFELFKKVSQQTVPLRQVCMQIQQMMDHSSRLQLMHFLFGIAKADGMVTDDEERQIFTIAGYLGVSSRDYNSIKAMFYNSSDNAYEILEITKSATTGEIKKAYRNMAKKYHPDKVEHLGEEHKKGAEDKFKQVQKAYEQLQQERGF, from the coding sequence ATGAGTGGATTAAAATGGATTGGTGCCACAATAGGTTGGTCTTTTGGAGGACCAATAGGAGCAATAATAGGATTAGCACTTGGTGGATTAGGAGATGCTTTAGCATCAGGAAAAGGAAACATATTTTTAGGTCAAGGCGATGATTCGCAACAGCAACAAGGCAGAAGACCAAACTATAGAACACAACAACAAAGAAGAGCACAAACAACCTCTGGAGATTTTGAAGTTAGTTTACTAATTCTAGCAACAGTAGTTATAAAGGCGGATGGCGTACAAGACCAAAGAGAATTAGACTTTGTGCGAAAACAATTTGTTGGTATGTATGGCAAAGATAGAGCCAACAAAGCATTCGAATTATTTAAAAAAGTGAGCCAGCAAACCGTTCCATTGCGTCAAGTATGTATGCAAATACAGCAAATGATGGATCACTCGTCTCGTTTACAACTTATGCACTTTTTATTCGGTATCGCAAAAGCCGATGGTATGGTAACCGATGACGAAGAACGACAAATCTTCACAATAGCAGGTTACCTTGGCGTTAGTTCTCGCGATTATAATAGTATAAAAGCGATGTTTTATAACAGTAGCGATAATGCTTACGAAATTTTAGAAATCACAAAGTCTGCTACTACAGGCGAAATTAAAAAAGCCTATAGAAATATGGCTAAAAAATACCACCCAGACAAAGTAGAACACTTAGGAGAAGAGCATAAAAAAGGAGCCGAAGATAAGTTTAAGCAAGTACAAAAGGCTTACGAGCAGTTGCAACAGGAGCGTGGGTTTTAA
- a CDS encoding BrxA/BrxB family bacilliredoxin, with the protein MYPAEMVKPMSEDLTNAGFEALHTAASVDEAIKREGTTLVVVNSVCGCAAANARPGAKMSLNNDKKPTNIVTVFAGVDKDAVNQARAHMVPFPPSSPSMALFKNGELVHMLERHHIEGRPAELIAENLVDAYNEHC; encoded by the coding sequence ATGTATCCAGCAGAAATGGTAAAACCTATGAGCGAAGATTTAACAAACGCAGGTTTTGAAGCATTACATACAGCAGCGTCTGTTGACGAAGCGATAAAAAGAGAAGGAACTACGTTAGTGGTTGTAAATTCAGTTTGTGGTTGTGCAGCAGCAAATGCGCGTCCAGGTGCAAAAATGAGTTTAAATAATGATAAAAAACCTACTAATATCGTAACTGTTTTTGCAGGTGTAGATAAAGATGCGGTTAACCAAGCGAGAGCACATATGGTACCTTTTCCTCCAAGTTCGCCAAGTATGGCTTTGTTTAAAAATGGAGAATTAGTACACATGTTAGAGCGCCATCATATTGAAGGTCGTCCTGCAGAATTAATTGCAGAAAATCTTGTAGATGCTTATAACGAGCATTGCTAA
- a CDS encoding 1-acyl-sn-glycerol-3-phosphate acyltransferase produces the protein MRKILAYPLTCIYYLFFGLSLLVFHPIQWFCFNVFGYNALKKSVDLLQFCLMRCLNCLGTWHTFINPYKLDTSQPVIIVSNHQSMADIPPLMWYFRKHHVKFVSKKELGKGIPSVSYNLRHGGSALIDRKNPRQAIVAIRKFADYIESTNRAAVIFPEGTRSRDGRPKKFQTKGLETLIKYIPSAVIVPVTINNSWKNLRYGKFPLGIGNNIIINAHKPVKLSDFETQELLLAYIETTIKNSIKL, from the coding sequence ATGAGAAAAATTTTAGCATATCCATTAACTTGTATTTATTACCTATTTTTTGGGTTATCGTTACTTGTTTTTCATCCAATACAATGGTTTTGTTTTAATGTATTTGGGTATAACGCTCTTAAAAAAAGCGTAGACCTTTTACAGTTTTGTTTAATGCGTTGCTTAAACTGTTTAGGTACTTGGCATACGTTTATAAATCCTTATAAATTAGACACATCTCAACCTGTTATTATTGTTTCTAATCACCAAAGTATGGCAGATATTCCGCCATTAATGTGGTATTTTAGAAAACATCATGTAAAATTTGTTAGCAAAAAGGAATTAGGAAAAGGTATTCCAAGTGTTTCTTACAATTTACGCCATGGAGGATCGGCTTTAATAGACCGTAAAAACCCGAGACAAGCTATTGTTGCTATTAGAAAATTTGCAGATTATATAGAATCTACAAATAGAGCAGCAGTTATTTTTCCTGAAGGCACTAGAAGTCGCGATGGAAGACCTAAAAAATTTCAAACTAAAGGTTTGGAAACACTAATAAAATATATACCAAGCGCAGTTATTGTTCCTGTAACGATTAATAATTCTTGGAAGAATTTACGTTATGGAAAATTTCCATTGGGAATAGGAAATAATATTATTATTAATGCTCATAAACCTGTTAAATTAAGTGATTTTGAAACACAGGAATTATTATTAGCATATATTGAAACTACTATAAAAAACAGTATAAAACTTTAA